The segment tatttcattacattttttgttgaatatttaaataaagatattaaataaatgaaaaaatgtatgttGAATGATTATATTAACCTGTTTTAATTTAGCTAACATGCttttgaatgaattgaattttaattatttttactttcacattaAAGTTTAGTTAAACACAAATGAGAGAATTATGCCAAATTcaagataaagaaataattaactcATGGAACAATGCAGAGAAAGCTACACATATtccttaaaatgaaaaacaatcaaTATTCCTAATGaatcacaaataataataaaaacaaaatttgtttgtgtagtgtgtcaaaatattttttttgttgattaagattgaaattttactttcttacagTCATCACCTGACTTTTTTCTTGAGAACAAAACTCttctaagatatttaataaatttagaaatatatctgATACTTGGCACTATATTTTATGAGCAGTGCTCATAAGTTTAGGCTgaagaatgaattcaattttgtattatttcaaatgaagtgactctgaaatttaaaattgcaaaatggcGATTAAGCTGAAAACAATTAAAGTAACATatcatagtttaaaatttcaaataccttgcatgaacagtaaaaaaaagaaaaaaaaaaagacatgtaaaatatagatttaaattaggATGGATTTTTTTCCTGGCACACTTTTTTCTAAAGatagctattaataaattaatcaaaaatatctttaaattgtattcatacatttggtatttttattatcactgaaaatatatttataaacaattttttcgaagcatatcaaattattcaaattttttaaaatataatcacttgttacaaacatgaaacaaaagttttcagtttttcgATGGtcaaatacttacaaaataaatacatctgGAGTATTGTATCTAAAAAGCCATTCAAACATAATATTTACATTGGATTGAGacagtattaaatataatataaaaattttcagcttaaatgcttttaaaacatCATATtgaatacattgttttaaaatctgtatcttgcttaaatatcatttatatgaaATCGCAGACTGTAATGCATAAATTATAACCTGAACAAAAATGGTGCATATATAAATGATACCTTCAAGATTTTAAGAAAGTATCTTGCAATTTTTGTTTGCACTGGAAAGAGATCAACATTCAAGTAATATCCAATACAACAGTTTatcatattagaaatttttctgaatattaattaatggtacaagaaaaaaattattactacaaacttgctttaaaaaaaattacaaaattctttcttgagctggtaacaatttttttcaactataatttatatgaattactttattctaatgaaaattatttcatacattttgatTCTATATAACTAAAGGTATACatggatgcctttttttttttttttttaaactaaggtttattttattctaaaattaattggaGTAATTTTCATATGATTCAATTGATGGCAGTATTTCTCAATTCTTATTGATTTATAAGTAGATTATATTTTTCCTAAACAACATACATTTGAAGGAcacttttttattgttctttcacTCACctttaacattcattaaaatgcatatatcaaattaattaaagtacaagaaataaaaaacataatgcaactTTCAGTCAATGCTTATGAATAAATTCAGAATcattatattcataaaacaattttcaatgtaGAGAATTTAGAAATGTGAAGCTCATCATATAATATAcctataaagatatttatattagtGAGAATTgctgaaaaacaatattaaggtGCCTATAATAATTAAGCTACTTAACAAACTAATGTTCAATGAAGTATGATAGTTCAGTTTTGAActaatattatcttctaattgaAAAAGTAGTTTTTTAGTTTGAATATCGCCATAAAATTTATTCTCAGCATCACAGTTCTGAAGAATATTATCATTAAACAATGATTTCATGGTGTTGATATTTTCTTGGAGAATTTCTTGTTGAATTTTCATCTCTGACAGTAAATCTTCAGTTCCTCTAGGAACTTCGTTGAGGATTGCTTGTGAACTAGTGGATGGTTCAGTATTCAGTTTAAGAATtgcattttgtaaatttgtaacCTGATTTGAAATATCaccagcaaatattttaatatcttttcgaTGTCTCCAATTGTTAATACTTGATCCGATCAAGCCTAGAAGTCCTCCAACAACTCCAGTTAtaagagataaatatttattcttttctctgTAAGTTCTTTCATGATCCTGGCTGTTATTGATAGCTAAAGCTAAAGTTGTTTGTAGCTCTCTTTCTGTTTGATCAGATAAAGTGAATTCATTTTGTAGACGCTTTTGCTCTTTTATAAGTTCATGAACCtggaagaagaaggaaaaaaaaaaaaaaagaaattttatataatatatatatataatttgatttttcctatcagaataaaatcataaagtgcattatttatgaaaagatgTGATCTTGttgtaataaagaaaactattttaataaagaaaactaaaatctGACAAAGTATGTtactcaatttattaaaaattaacttttaaattaatgagtTACTTCTTTTGTAtcccaaaatgaataaataattttacttactttttgcatctcaaaatgaataaatcataattttagcttttttattttcttttggatgATGAAAGATGTGTGCAAATGTTTAAATTCTGTAAATTgctgttttatattcttttttcaaaaaaaaaaaaaaaacctgaagtttagttttaatttatgctcttgtagcggattgttatgagcgaggataaaacctgggaccttgtggttcgcagccgagtaacaagaccactagacaaaagcaattactcgtgtttcgtagctgttaactggcttataagcttttcaccacagtactctcacTCCAGAGAGTCGGAGGTGAGTAATGGCTGTTGAATGGtaatgtattagctgttgagctAATGTGCTGTATCCATTATAGTGTTAAACAGAGACTGAAGTGATAAAAGCAGGCCTGAAACATATTTTATCCTGTCGCGTATTGTAgtactttcactttttgaaagtAGTAACATGTAAAAAATCAGAGTCAAAATAAAAGGACAGAACGAAATTGCTCTTAATTTAGATGCctgattattttactttttaaaagcttattagGAGAAAGGGAAACAGTTTGGTTCTGTAAATCTCAACATTTCGTGACCTCGGTAcgtgatttataaaaataagcaagaaaaatacAGGTCAGACaatttatttatcctttatactctgtttcaccctaacttggcagtattgtaaaaggtagaaaatgtgacgctccgcgttgggaaagagttccccatcaattctgactttaaaatagttaaaatgcgcagaaatttatcaaataatattataaattacagaaatccttttttatcaatatgtatttaaaattattctcaagttagaagtgcttatatgttaagtattttgtaaataaagcgaacgaataaaactaaaagattgacataatgaatcccactttggctagaaccggtcttcaaggtcaatatttggcgcgcttttcttttacgtctccgccaactcaacttcattcagttcgcaaccattatcatcttcCGTACTTTTTTATTCCCgcttttttagcagctgatatttttgatactattaatcgcattagtagttattagttttgtttagtgaatatttattcgattcgtcatttctattaacttctaaaatgtttgaaaaagagaaagtgttttcaccgactacgctgtgcacaccttcaagaagagtgaaaccaacaaaaagtgcaacatgtaaaaacatattaaatgtttattctcgactccgagaaaacccttaagattctatcaatcaaatcgttgataaagtttcgcatcttacagatgtttcgcaatgaacagttttccttttgaaaaaagaaataaaggcatcctttaagtacccctagaaagaagcgaccaggctcagtagataaacattcaggtcttgtaaaatatgatgattttacattattctgtatttgactaaaaatccatgcatttttttcgctgaaatgagatcccaacattagataaagttttaaaagatgtgaacgatgatacagatatcttttcgaaaaacattagccgaactacgttttacagaatattgaaaaatatattgttttcttttgagaaacggtgaaacgaaaggaaataactttaatgatttattaaaataatgtgtcaataatattgaaaaaataatgaaaataaggaaacaattaattctccgataaagtgataatatgataaagtaaataaatatttactatttggcgaaaaatttgcgagataaagtttcgccagcgatctgcatttctagtaacattgtactttaaagtaaccctgttcccctgacgacgactgcgattcggcatgcctagaatatacactactgccaagttagggtgaaacagagtataataaCGAATGCTTTGAGCGTTCAAAATCAGATGATCTATTACATTTTGCTTTTGTGTTTTGTCTAAGTTTATAGAAATGGAAACCTATTAAAACCTATTCATCTCCTTTAAGGAGATGAAAACCTATTAGAGCATCTTTTACGAGAATATGTAATGGAATTAAACTTGAAATAGATAAAGAAAACCCGGACGAAGAATTTGTAAGATCAAAGTTGACAACTTTAGAACGTTTATCGGAAGAACTTCGTTcttatgatattcaaattttagattcagaATATTCTTCTGAAGAGCAGTTTAACAGAGAGTGGGAAAGCGTcgaagaatacaaagaaaaattagatttaattaaagttGAAATGTTCTTTTCCCGCCAAATTGCGCAATCCGTCGCCAGTATGTCTCCAAACTTAAACAATCGAAAACTCAAGCTGCctgaaatagcattaaaacaattCGGTGGGGACATTAAGGATTGGTTGCCATTTTGGGGGGAAATTCCAACGAATTCATGAGGATAAAGAAATTCAGAACGAAGATAAATTTCACTACTTGATCTAAGCTACTAAACATGGTACTAGACGACGTGACATTGTAAATAGCTTCCCGGCAACCATGGGAATCATCACAAAGTAATAGAAAGCTTGAAAAATAGATTCGGACGGGAAGAGCTTTTAGTGGAATTTTATATCCGAGAATTGTTaagtctaattattaaaaatgtaaccgAGGAAAGAAAAAAGTGCAGTGTGTCCGAGCTGAACGACAAATTAGAATCCTATTTGCCTTCGTTGGAATCAATTGGAATGACAAGCGACAAATACTCTGCCATGTTATTTCCATTCGTTGAATCGTTTATTCCTGAAGAGTTATTAAGAGTTTGGTCGAGAAATCATGCATCAAGAATTACAGAAGAAAATacttattcagaaaaattaaaaaaattattgttattttaaagaaatgaagttGAGGGAGAGcagagaatttaaatttcattttggagcACGAAACGAAGTTAGAAGGGATAAAAGGTTCCAAAATGAAGATCCCGTGCCTATTGCGAATGAATTATTCTCAGGCCATAAGAAAACCATTAACCTTGGGTAAAAGAACTCTTGCATTTTTTTGTGAGAAACAAAATGAAAGCCAAAATTGTTTTGTGGCTCAAAAAATGACTTTAACTCAAAAGAATGATGAAATTAAGAAGAGAAATGGATGTTTCATCTGCCTAAAAATTGGACATAAGGCCAAGCAATGTAGGTCAACTGTTCGATGCTTAATATGCTTAAGAAGACATTGGGCTGTTATGTGTTCAGACTTGCAAACATGTAAAAAGAAAGATGATGATATAATTAAGGAGGAGGATGCACAAAAGGTATCTTTAGCAAGTACCAGTTTTAGTTATCCAGATGAATCTTGAAACTTTATTAGTGAATATCTAATTTAATGAAAGGCAGAAAACGGTAAAGGCATCATTGACACTGGGTCACAGcgttcatatatattaaaaggaaCGGCTGAAGAAATTGGGTGCCATTCAAATGGAACAGAAACTTTGATTCATGCTCTTTTTGGAGGAGCCACAACAAAGAGAGAAACCCACAAACGTTATGAAGTGTCTCTTAGTAGCCTATATGGCAATTATTCTAGAAGATTAAACCTTTTGGAACAATTGAAGATTTGCGAACCAGTGACCAGTTTGCATCCCGGACCATggataaaagaaatgaaacaaaaaggtaTCACTCTCTCTGATAAAGgaagaaaagatttgaaaatagaaatcctTATTGGAGCAGACGTCGCAGGGGCATAATTATTGGGGAAAGTTCACAAATTAGAAAACGGATTGGATGCTGTGGAATCTTTGCTCGGATGGACAGTTATGGgtagaataaattattacactTCAGAAAGTAATGTGTCCATGTCCTCCCTGATAACGTCCATTTTGGTTCACAGTCGCGACATAGAAAACTTGTGGAAACTAGAGGCATTGGGAATTACAGATTCCAAAGAAAATAGAAGTAATGTCGAATTACAAGAAGCAGTATGGGAACATTTTCACAAGACTCTAAAAAGGACAGAGGACAGATATGAAGTCTCTTTACCATGGATCAATGAGAAAGACAAATTACCCAGTAACGGAGAAGTAgcgaaaaaaaatgactaattttgACGACAAAGAAACTCATGTTGAAAGATAAAACAGAAGCTTACAATGCAGTGTTCGAAGAATGGGTAAAATCCGGAATAATCGAAGAAGTACCAGAAGAGGAGAAAAGTGTGCACAGCCATTACCTTCCATACAGGCCAATATTCAAAGAGAACTCTACAACATCCATAAGACCCGTTTTTGACGCTTTGTATAAGCAGAAAaggtgaaaatttaattgaattaataccAAGCTTGCTTCTTGATTTTAGACGAGGAAACATAGGAATTATTTCAGATATCGAAAAAGCTTTTATTCAGatatctattaaaaaatgatCGTGATTTTCTGAGATTCATGTGGTGGAAAAACTCTGAACAaaaggaaataagagaatttcgACACTG is part of the Argiope bruennichi chromosome 10, qqArgBrue1.1, whole genome shotgun sequence genome and harbors:
- the LOC129988955 gene encoding uncharacterized protein LOC129988955; this encodes MFKTLRVGARCVRCFHERNIHTSCLYFHNIQLVKKEHWEEKMQFWLRKYEDLFGITKLSELQQRVLEVQNQVQATQERRRQVQDEIFRVQKKLQEMNDILHKMSLGDNMYISVATQVHELIKEQKRLQNEFTLSDQTERELQTTLALAINNSQDHERTYREKNKYLSLITGVVGGLLGLIGSSINNWRHRKDIKIFAGDISNQVTNLQNAILKLNTEPSTSSQAILNEVPRGTEDLLSEMKIQQEILQENINTMKSLFNDNILQNCDAENKFYGDIQTKKLLFQLEDNISSKLNYHTSLNISLLSSLIIIGTLILFFSNSH